The following are encoded in a window of Amycolatopsis lexingtonensis genomic DNA:
- a CDS encoding BTAD domain-containing putative transcriptional regulator: MSAADGSAPRLQLLGPVKAWSGEVELDLGSAHRRTVLAALAVNPNRTVSREELIDAVWGEAPPQSAQGSIYTYVSGLRRALEPGRAKGEGPQLLASIGSGYSLRLDSGAIDVHRFDALREQALRKQGAGDLRGAREDLEEALGLWHGVPLSGLPGPFAAAQRARLTEVRLATVERRAEVVLESGGHAELVAELTALTREHPFRETLRGLLMRALVRADRRTEAIAVYTDVRDRLVESSGTEPGPALRRLYDQLREKPAAAPEPKPAPLARPARLPVAAMPERADLFVGREAELARLREAVDGLGAGVGRSVWLEGEPGSGRTALLAELLTMAADFTPAFAAADALDQRFALRPLLDALGVHPGAAGHRAVLAARLAEQPGEDPVDGLLALVRELCTEAPLVLVVDDLHWADDATLRVWRYLSRETRQLPLLLVGACRPVPRPAALDELRAELDNDDTTVLVLPPLPESATRELATELVGAPPGPGLQLLVSYAAGNPRYTREIVETLLGQSMIVLDGVHAHLDGNSCHSIPAPLGSRITLYLSFLSSGTRDTLRWAAMLGREFSLSDIAVATERPPTALVGAVDEAIASGVLVESGDRLAFRHALVRRVLYEKTPAAMRVALHRQLAEAFAAAGAPAVRVAEQLAAAPAQVDPWVTTWLLDHIGTVATETPRIAVDLLRHALTQGTLAPDARETLTATLARLLFWLGREPEAEARSVVARTSDSRRAAEMRWILAYVYYRRGDFAEATAELKRTLDDTDVPEMWRGRHESLLATLERLGEETALAPAGLHPLDDAALSVPKLDSLDEAAEPLDAARRIAATRAVPGEMHLAGAVHYYWLGRWPEALEELDAVIRDGAETASYVLRSPGSTLLVHGVGALIAGHRGDPDQARTHLDAADRRQWPPGLEPDGGDFLLAARALLAEQEGRPEAALAALLPLLEENYPPAARHQWLPDLVRLALRLGEPQRAHQALRLLDVDGDAPPAHAAAAAHCRGLVTGDPEPVLTAAGHYRVAGRLLKQAKATEDAAILLAESDRLDEARAAFRGALTAYTGMGAVWDVRRAEGRMQPFGIRRAHAVRSRAAAGE; encoded by the coding sequence ATGTCGGCTGCGGACGGCTCCGCACCGAGACTCCAGCTGCTCGGCCCGGTCAAGGCGTGGTCCGGTGAAGTGGAGCTCGACCTCGGCTCCGCGCACCGGCGGACGGTCCTCGCCGCGCTCGCGGTGAACCCGAACCGCACGGTTTCGCGCGAGGAGCTGATCGACGCCGTCTGGGGCGAAGCGCCGCCGCAGAGCGCGCAGGGCTCCATCTACACCTACGTCTCCGGCCTGCGGCGGGCGCTCGAACCCGGCCGCGCCAAGGGCGAAGGCCCGCAGCTGCTCGCGTCGATCGGATCCGGCTACTCCCTGCGCCTCGACTCCGGCGCGATCGACGTCCACCGGTTCGACGCCCTGCGCGAACAGGCGCTGCGCAAGCAAGGGGCCGGGGATCTCCGCGGCGCGCGCGAGGATCTCGAGGAAGCGCTCGGGCTCTGGCACGGCGTCCCGCTGTCCGGGCTGCCCGGCCCGTTCGCCGCCGCCCAGCGCGCGCGGCTCACCGAGGTGCGGCTCGCGACGGTCGAGCGGCGCGCCGAAGTCGTCCTGGAGTCGGGCGGGCACGCCGAACTCGTCGCCGAGCTGACCGCGCTGACCCGCGAGCACCCGTTCCGCGAAACGCTGCGCGGGCTGCTCATGCGGGCCCTGGTCCGGGCCGACCGGCGGACCGAGGCGATCGCCGTCTACACCGACGTCCGCGACCGGCTGGTCGAGTCGTCCGGCACCGAGCCCGGCCCGGCGCTGCGGCGGCTGTACGACCAGCTGCGGGAAAAGCCCGCGGCCGCACCGGAACCGAAGCCCGCGCCGCTCGCGCGCCCGGCACGGCTCCCGGTCGCGGCCATGCCCGAGCGCGCCGACCTCTTCGTCGGCCGGGAAGCCGAGCTGGCCCGGCTCCGCGAAGCCGTCGACGGGCTCGGCGCGGGCGTCGGCCGGTCGGTGTGGCTCGAAGGCGAGCCCGGCAGCGGCCGGACGGCGCTGCTGGCCGAACTGCTCACCATGGCCGCGGATTTCACCCCCGCCTTCGCCGCCGCGGACGCGCTCGACCAGCGGTTCGCCCTGCGGCCGTTGCTCGACGCGCTGGGCGTGCACCCCGGCGCCGCCGGGCACCGCGCGGTCCTGGCCGCCCGGCTCGCCGAGCAGCCGGGCGAGGATCCCGTCGACGGCCTGCTCGCGCTGGTCCGCGAGCTGTGCACGGAAGCGCCGCTGGTGCTCGTGGTCGACGACCTGCACTGGGCCGACGACGCCACCCTGCGGGTCTGGCGGTACCTGAGCCGGGAGACGCGGCAGCTGCCGCTGCTGCTCGTCGGCGCCTGCCGCCCGGTGCCACGACCGGCCGCGCTCGACGAGCTGCGGGCCGAGCTTGACAACGATGACACGACCGTCCTGGTGCTGCCCCCGCTGCCGGAAAGCGCTACCCGCGAGCTGGCCACCGAGCTGGTCGGGGCGCCGCCCGGGCCGGGCCTGCAGCTGCTGGTCTCCTACGCGGCCGGGAACCCGCGCTACACCAGGGAAATCGTCGAGACGCTGCTCGGGCAGTCGATGATCGTGCTCGACGGCGTCCACGCGCACCTGGACGGCAACTCGTGCCACAGCATCCCGGCGCCGCTGGGGTCGCGGATCACGCTGTACCTGAGCTTCCTCTCCAGCGGCACGCGCGACACCCTGCGCTGGGCCGCGATGCTGGGCCGCGAGTTCTCGCTGTCGGACATCGCCGTCGCCACCGAACGGCCGCCGACGGCGCTGGTCGGCGCGGTCGACGAGGCGATCGCGTCCGGGGTGCTCGTCGAATCGGGCGACCGGCTGGCGTTCCGGCACGCGCTGGTGCGCCGGGTCCTCTACGAAAAGACGCCGGCGGCGATGCGCGTGGCACTACACCGGCAGCTGGCCGAAGCGTTCGCCGCGGCCGGGGCGCCCGCCGTCCGGGTCGCCGAACAGCTCGCCGCCGCGCCCGCGCAGGTGGACCCGTGGGTGACGACGTGGCTGCTCGACCACATCGGGACGGTCGCCACCGAGACCCCGCGGATCGCCGTGGACCTGCTGCGCCACGCCCTCACGCAGGGCACGCTGGCGCCGGACGCGCGCGAGACGCTGACCGCGACCCTGGCCCGGCTGCTGTTCTGGCTCGGCCGGGAGCCCGAAGCCGAGGCGCGCTCGGTCGTCGCGCGGACGTCCGACAGCAGGCGCGCGGCCGAGATGCGCTGGATCCTGGCCTACGTCTACTACCGCCGCGGCGACTTCGCCGAGGCGACCGCCGAGCTGAAGCGGACCCTCGACGACACCGACGTCCCGGAGATGTGGCGCGGGCGGCACGAGTCCCTGCTGGCCACGTTGGAGCGCCTCGGCGAGGAAACGGCCTTGGCGCCCGCCGGGCTGCACCCGCTGGACGACGCGGCGCTTTCGGTGCCGAAGCTCGACAGCCTCGACGAGGCCGCGGAGCCGCTCGACGCCGCCCGCCGGATCGCCGCGACCCGCGCGGTGCCGGGCGAGATGCACCTGGCCGGCGCGGTGCACTACTACTGGCTGGGGCGCTGGCCCGAGGCGCTCGAAGAGCTGGACGCGGTGATCCGCGACGGCGCGGAAACGGCGTCGTACGTGCTGCGCAGCCCCGGCTCGACGCTGCTGGTGCACGGCGTCGGCGCGCTGATCGCCGGCCACCGCGGCGACCCGGACCAGGCCCGCACGCACCTGGACGCGGCCGACCGACGGCAGTGGCCACCGGGCCTCGAGCCCGACGGCGGCGACTTCCTGCTCGCGGCCCGCGCGTTGCTGGCCGAGCAGGAGGGCCGTCCGGAGGCGGCGCTGGCCGCGCTCCTGCCGCTGCTGGAGGAGAACTACCCGCCCGCGGCCCGCCACCAGTGGCTCCCGGACCTGGTCCGGCTCGCGCTGCGGCTCGGCGAACCCCAGCGCGCCCACCAGGCACTGCGCCTGCTCGACGTCGACGGCGACGCCCCACCGGCCCACGCGGCGGCGGCCGCGCACTGCCGCGGCCTGGTGACCGGCGACCCCGAGCCGGTGCTCACCGCCGCCGGGCACTACCGGGTGGCCGGCCGGCTGCTGAAGCAGGCGAAGGCGACGGAGGACGCGGCGATCCTGCTGGCCGAGTCCGACCGGCTGGACGAGGCACGAGCGGCGTTCCGGGGCGCGTTGACGGCGTACACCGGGATGGGCGCGGTGTGGGACGTCCGGCGTGCGGAGGGCCGCATGCAGCCGTTCGGCATCCGGCGCGCCCACGCGGTCCGCTCCCGCGCCGCCGCCGGCGAGTGA
- a CDS encoding helix-turn-helix transcriptional regulator: MKPVEVTVLASDPITHAGAESLLESHPDIRVTDLVPDVLLVMEEHVTETVLGEIRAAKASHVVLVVEHFRESDLMAVLECGVVAILPRRETGGAELVTAVLAAGDGTANLPPRLQGALLSQVQRMRKDVLEPNGLTLSGLAARECDVLRLVAEGFGTEEIAAKLCYSERTVKNVLYGLMTRCGLNNRAHAVAYALRAGAI, from the coding sequence ATGAAGCCCGTGGAAGTGACCGTCCTCGCCTCGGACCCGATCACGCACGCCGGCGCCGAGAGCCTGCTGGAGTCGCATCCGGACATCCGCGTGACCGACCTGGTGCCGGACGTCCTGCTGGTGATGGAGGAGCACGTCACCGAGACCGTGCTGGGCGAGATCCGCGCGGCCAAGGCGTCCCACGTGGTGCTGGTCGTCGAGCACTTCCGCGAGAGCGACCTGATGGCCGTGCTGGAGTGCGGGGTCGTGGCGATCCTGCCCCGGCGCGAGACGGGCGGCGCCGAGCTGGTGACGGCGGTGCTCGCGGCGGGCGACGGCACGGCCAACCTGCCGCCGCGGCTGCAGGGGGCGCTGCTTTCGCAGGTCCAGCGGATGCGCAAGGACGTCCTGGAGCCGAACGGGCTCACGCTGTCCGGGCTCGCCGCGCGGGAGTGCGACGTCCTGCGCCTGGTCGCCGAGGGGTTCGGGACGGAGGAGATCGCGGCGAAGCTGTGCTACTCCGAGCGGACCGTGAAGAACGTCCTCTACGGCCTGATGACCCGCTGCGGCCTGAACAACCGCGCCCACGCCGTCGCCTACGCGTTGCGAGCAGGCGCCATCTGA
- a CDS encoding amidase produces MVLTAVEIAASVRAGTLDPVRVTQEALDRIAAADGVVGAFRRVRAEEALKEAAEVAARPDLASLPLAGVPVAVKDVTDIEGESVSHGSLAGSTARAASDGVIATRLRAAGAVLVGLTRVPELCIWPMSDTPDGIARNPWDPTYASGGSSGGSAAAVAAGLVPLAHGTDGMGSVRLPAAMCGLVGLKPSAELLAEDGWFGMSVHGPLATTVADTAVLLSVLAADPSLASIPTLDPVRIGMSTTVPLLHTPVPKELVAAVSTAAGHLAAAGHTLTSSAPRYPATMVLGMTARWLAGPAVQARDFDFSRLQRRTRAHVRAGRLIERAGLIRERTRQNWLSRAAEYFEEHDVLLTPTLSHWPVKAGRWHEKRWLTNVFPSTRLAGFTGQWNFAGYPAITVPVGRSVVSGLPTSVQLVTRPGGESLLLGLAAQLEAANPWPRTARK; encoded by the coding sequence ATGGTGCTGACGGCAGTGGAGATCGCGGCCTCCGTCCGGGCCGGGACCCTGGACCCGGTGAGGGTGACCCAGGAGGCGCTCGACCGGATCGCCGCGGCGGACGGCGTCGTCGGTGCCTTCCGGCGGGTGCGCGCCGAGGAGGCGCTGAAGGAAGCCGCGGAGGTCGCCGCGCGGCCCGACCTCGCGTCGCTGCCGCTGGCCGGGGTGCCCGTCGCGGTCAAGGACGTCACGGACATCGAGGGTGAGTCCGTTTCGCACGGTTCGCTGGCGGGCTCGACTGCGCGGGCGGCGTCGGATGGCGTGATCGCGACGCGGCTGCGGGCCGCGGGCGCGGTGCTCGTCGGGCTGACGCGCGTGCCGGAGCTGTGCATCTGGCCGATGAGCGATACCCCGGACGGCATCGCCCGCAACCCTTGGGACCCGACGTACGCCTCGGGCGGCTCGTCCGGCGGCAGCGCGGCGGCGGTGGCGGCGGGCCTGGTCCCGCTGGCCCACGGCACCGACGGCATGGGCTCGGTCCGGCTGCCGGCGGCGATGTGCGGCCTGGTCGGCCTGAAGCCGAGCGCGGAGCTGCTGGCCGAGGACGGCTGGTTCGGCATGTCGGTGCACGGCCCGCTGGCCACGACGGTCGCCGACACGGCGGTGCTGCTGTCGGTGCTGGCCGCGGATCCTTCGCTGGCTTCCATCCCGACGCTCGATCCGGTCCGGATCGGCATGTCCACGACGGTGCCCCTGCTGCACACGCCGGTGCCGAAGGAGCTGGTGGCGGCGGTCTCGACCGCGGCGGGTCACCTGGCGGCGGCGGGTCACACGCTGACGTCGTCGGCCCCGCGCTACCCGGCGACGATGGTCCTGGGCATGACGGCCCGCTGGCTGGCCGGCCCCGCCGTCCAGGCCCGCGATTTCGACTTCTCACGGCTGCAGCGGCGGACTCGCGCGCACGTCCGCGCGGGACGGCTGATCGAGCGCGCGGGCCTGATCCGCGAGCGGACGCGGCAGAACTGGCTCTCGCGGGCGGCGGAGTACTTCGAGGAGCACGACGTCCTGCTGACGCCGACGCTGTCGCACTGGCCGGTGAAGGCGGGCCGCTGGCACGAGAAGCGGTGGCTGACGAACGTGTTCCCGTCGACGCGCCTGGCCGGGTTCACGGGCCAGTGGAACTTCGCGGGCTACCCGGCGATCACGGTCCCGGTGGGCCGGTCGGTGGTCTCCGGCCTGCCGACGTCGGTCCAGCTGGTGACGCGCCCCGGCGGCGAGTCCCTCCTACTGGGCCTGGCCGCCCAGCTCGAAGCGGCCAACCCCTGGCCCCGCACCGCCCGCAAGTAA
- a CDS encoding BTAD domain-containing putative transcriptional regulator codes for MPGDADSGLRVGVLGPLRAWRGAAEIGLGPARQRAIFAVLAVNAGRPVPRAELIAGVWGDAAPASVEGSVHTYVSGLRRALEPDRSRWSAASVLVSDPAGYSLLLAEDALDAARFERHREHAQRHLDGGDPRAAVEELDAALALWQGEALSGVPGGFAERHREYLAELRLNTLERRAEAVLALGGHLDLAPELAVLAGEHPLRESLRESLMLALYRSGRHADALDVYRDARTTLVEELGVEPGPALRRLHQRILAQDPGLDAPAAPVVVTGHRLFGREAETKTLAGLVADVRAGRGRAVWIEGEAGIGKSELLAGSLPDGPGYQRLSAAADELSTRFPLQVILECLAIDVHSADPRRARVAQELAGEGPVRRSWGPADPVLGAVDRLLALVDELCAHSPQVLVLDDLQWADEASVLVWHRLCAATRQLPLLLVAATRPAPDRAELAQLRRGVQARDGVVLDLAPLTGEDVGRLIEDRIGAPPGPGLRELAARGAGNPLYVKEMVDVLLRAGAVEVSGGEADVDDPAEFEAPSSLVAAVDRRLDFLTARTQEVLRWGALLGMEFAVGDVAAVLGTRPSDLLEPLEEAVAANVLIDTGTQLAFRHPLLRQALYDRLPGATRAALHRQAAEALAGIGAPVKRVAEQLVAAPATVDEWVLDWLAGHHAAVSNRAPLIAVELLERALAAGAGPRREVLLVALVKVLFRLERSPETQAQQAIEVATDPDAVEEMRHIAAALRHRRGDTEGAVATLAGAVDDPAVPEIWRVKHRQLLANFRRGDLSDLDAAEKAARETKALAGGDRYVTAHALQTLWLLDSVRREHDRALGHVDAAIEAVGDEHELADLHLDLLDNRVFTLQNLDRLAEAGDALRAAGEVAARHSLPVGLQVSAAVHRYWEGRWDEALVELDTVIEDGPAITFYGLREPGPAALLLHGVAALIAGRRDDRAQAAAHLDAAEEYAPATGAERESFDFLLVADALAAEQRGDRVRALTVLEPILNPTYAAMMLRHQWLPAFVRLAMEQDDRVRARRALDVCEEEAAKERRPARAHAAASWCRGLIEEDPAAVLATAEHFRAVGRRPELATALEDAAVLLARAGRLDAAQAAFEEAAELYTALSARWDLRRAETRLRRLGVRRGALFSPIRPGHGWESLTPIEVRIAGLVAEGRSNPDIAAELSLPRRTVQAHVARLLGKLETPSRSGVADAVRRRT; via the coding sequence ATGCCAGGGGATGCGGACAGCGGCCTGCGGGTGGGTGTGCTCGGCCCGCTGCGGGCCTGGCGCGGGGCGGCCGAAATCGGCCTCGGCCCCGCGCGTCAGCGCGCCATCTTCGCGGTGCTCGCGGTCAACGCCGGGCGGCCGGTCCCCCGCGCCGAGCTGATCGCCGGCGTCTGGGGTGACGCCGCGCCCGCGAGCGTCGAAGGCAGCGTCCACACCTACGTCTCCGGGCTCCGCCGCGCGCTCGAACCGGACCGGTCACGCTGGTCGGCGGCGAGTGTCCTGGTGTCGGATCCGGCCGGGTATTCGCTGCTCCTCGCGGAAGACGCCCTCGACGCCGCCCGGTTCGAACGGCACCGCGAGCACGCCCAGCGCCACCTCGACGGCGGCGATCCGCGGGCCGCCGTCGAAGAACTCGACGCCGCTCTCGCGCTCTGGCAGGGCGAAGCGCTTTCCGGGGTGCCGGGCGGGTTCGCCGAGCGGCACCGCGAATATCTCGCCGAGCTGCGGCTGAACACGCTCGAACGGCGGGCCGAGGCGGTGCTGGCCCTCGGCGGGCACCTCGACCTCGCGCCGGAGCTGGCCGTGCTGGCCGGCGAGCACCCGCTGCGGGAGTCCCTGCGCGAGTCGCTCATGCTCGCCCTCTACCGCAGCGGGCGGCACGCCGACGCGCTCGACGTCTACCGCGACGCCCGCACCACGCTCGTCGAGGAGCTCGGCGTCGAGCCCGGCCCGGCGCTGCGGCGGCTGCACCAGCGGATCCTCGCCCAGGATCCCGGGCTCGACGCGCCCGCGGCGCCGGTCGTGGTCACCGGGCACCGGCTGTTCGGCCGGGAAGCCGAAACCAAGACCCTCGCCGGGCTCGTCGCCGACGTCCGCGCCGGCCGCGGGCGGGCCGTCTGGATCGAGGGCGAGGCGGGCATCGGCAAGTCCGAGCTGCTCGCCGGCTCGCTGCCGGACGGCCCCGGCTACCAGCGGCTTTCGGCGGCCGCGGACGAGCTGAGCACCCGGTTCCCGCTGCAGGTCATCCTGGAGTGCCTGGCGATCGACGTGCATTCGGCCGACCCGCGGCGCGCGCGGGTGGCGCAGGAACTCGCCGGCGAAGGCCCGGTGCGGCGCAGCTGGGGCCCGGCCGACCCGGTGCTCGGCGCCGTCGACCGGCTGCTCGCGCTGGTCGACGAGCTCTGCGCGCACTCACCGCAGGTGCTGGTCCTCGACGACCTCCAGTGGGCGGACGAGGCGTCCGTGCTGGTCTGGCACCGGCTCTGCGCGGCGACCCGGCAGCTGCCGCTGCTGCTGGTGGCCGCGACCCGCCCAGCACCGGACCGCGCGGAACTCGCCCAGCTGCGCCGCGGTGTCCAGGCGCGCGACGGCGTCGTGCTCGACCTCGCGCCGCTGACCGGCGAAGACGTCGGACGGCTGATCGAGGACCGGATCGGGGCGCCGCCGGGGCCGGGGCTGCGCGAGCTGGCCGCTCGTGGTGCCGGGAACCCGTTGTACGTCAAGGAAATGGTCGACGTCCTGCTGCGCGCCGGCGCGGTCGAGGTGAGCGGCGGCGAGGCCGACGTCGACGACCCGGCCGAGTTCGAGGCGCCGAGTTCGCTGGTCGCCGCCGTCGACCGGCGGCTGGACTTCCTCACCGCGCGGACGCAGGAAGTGCTGCGCTGGGGCGCGTTGCTGGGCATGGAGTTCGCGGTCGGCGACGTCGCCGCGGTGCTCGGTACCCGGCCGTCGGACCTGCTGGAGCCGCTCGAAGAAGCCGTCGCGGCGAACGTCCTCATCGACACCGGCACGCAGCTCGCGTTCCGCCATCCCCTGCTGCGCCAAGCGCTTTACGACCGGTTGCCGGGCGCGACGCGGGCGGCGCTGCACCGGCAGGCGGCCGAGGCGCTCGCCGGGATCGGCGCGCCGGTCAAGCGGGTCGCCGAACAGCTGGTGGCCGCACCGGCCACAGTGGACGAATGGGTGCTGGACTGGCTCGCCGGGCACCACGCCGCCGTGTCCAACCGGGCGCCGCTGATCGCCGTCGAGCTGCTGGAACGGGCGCTGGCCGCCGGGGCCGGACCGCGCCGGGAGGTGCTGCTCGTCGCGCTGGTCAAGGTGCTGTTCCGGCTGGAGCGCAGCCCGGAAACCCAAGCGCAGCAGGCCATCGAGGTCGCCACCGACCCGGACGCCGTCGAGGAGATGCGGCACATCGCCGCGGCGCTGCGACACCGCCGTGGCGACACCGAAGGCGCGGTCGCCACGCTGGCCGGCGCGGTCGACGACCCGGCCGTGCCCGAGATCTGGCGGGTCAAGCACCGGCAGCTGCTGGCCAACTTCCGCCGCGGCGATCTGTCCGATTTGGACGCCGCGGAAAAGGCGGCGCGCGAGACGAAGGCGCTCGCCGGCGGCGACCGGTACGTGACCGCGCACGCGCTGCAGACGTTGTGGCTGCTCGATTCGGTGCGCCGCGAGCACGACCGCGCGCTCGGCCACGTCGACGCGGCGATCGAGGCCGTCGGCGACGAGCACGAGCTGGCCGACCTGCACCTCGATCTGCTCGACAACCGCGTCTTCACGCTGCAGAACCTCGACCGCCTGGCCGAAGCGGGCGACGCCCTGCGCGCGGCGGGTGAAGTCGCCGCGCGGCACTCGCTGCCGGTCGGGCTGCAGGTGTCCGCGGCGGTGCACCGGTACTGGGAAGGCCGCTGGGACGAAGCGCTGGTCGAGCTGGACACGGTCATCGAAGACGGCCCGGCGATCACGTTCTACGGCCTGCGCGAGCCCGGCCCGGCCGCGCTGCTGCTGCACGGCGTCGCCGCGCTGATCGCCGGCCGCCGCGACGACCGGGCGCAGGCCGCCGCCCACCTCGACGCGGCGGAGGAGTACGCCCCGGCGACCGGCGCCGAGCGCGAGAGCTTCGACTTCCTGCTGGTCGCCGACGCCCTCGCGGCCGAACAGCGCGGCGACCGCGTGCGCGCGCTGACCGTGCTCGAGCCGATCCTGAACCCGACGTACGCGGCGATGATGCTGCGGCACCAGTGGCTGCCGGCGTTCGTGCGGCTGGCGATGGAGCAGGACGACCGCGTCCGCGCGCGCCGCGCCCTCGACGTCTGCGAAGAAGAGGCGGCGAAGGAACGGCGGCCGGCGCGGGCGCACGCGGCGGCGTCGTGGTGCCGCGGGCTGATCGAGGAGGACCCGGCCGCGGTGCTGGCCACGGCCGAGCACTTCCGCGCGGTCGGCCGCCGCCCGGAACTGGCGACGGCGCTGGAGGACGCGGCCGTGCTGCTGGCCCGCGCGGGCCGGCTGGACGCGGCGCAGGCGGCGTTCGAGGAGGCCGCCGAGCTCTACACGGCGTTGTCCGCGCGCTGGGACCTGCGGCGCGCGGAAACCCGGCTGCGCCGCCTCGGCGTCCGGCGCGGCGCGCTGTTCTCGCCGATCCGGCCCGGGCACGGCTGGGAGTCGCTCACGCCGATCGAGGTCCGCATCGCCGGCCTGGTCGCCGAAGGCCGGTCCAACCCGGACATCGCGGCCGAGCTGTCGCTGCCGCGGCGGACGGTCCAGGCGCACGTGGCCCGGCTGCTCGGAAAACTGGAGACGCCCTCACGCTCCGGCGTCGCCGACGCCGTCCGGCGGCGCACCTAG
- a CDS encoding cell division protein DivIVA → MVPERDPAATALNGLLPLRREYTQAWHGFDRNEVRQYLDHVEAQLRRVLSERDAAVAQAAAATREAESVRQQVASLEARVEELKKPPERLEDLDERMQRTVTLAQARADEIVKRAEAAAEKTWASSTEASTKLRERYTKLVAELDKQADLLHSEHENALAETRAEVQRLTVEAAQRRELLDNEAERKRRKIEREFEASQTAQRTALEKHIADQRTASKNQAERRIAEATAEAKRRLDEATAEAKRRLDEATTQAAQRTTVANRKVERLAEIREQARKSLAMAEDILNRSETQLATLPEEAVIPQASKLVGGDTESATTPAAPVVPVVQPPIPVKPAAKAAPAPKPAPAPKPGNAPANSNGPATKPANGNGNGAKPLSPTASKPGS, encoded by the coding sequence ATGGTTCCTGAGCGCGACCCCGCCGCAACCGCCCTCAACGGCCTCCTCCCCCTCCGTCGTGAGTACACCCAGGCTTGGCACGGCTTCGACCGCAACGAAGTCCGGCAGTACCTCGATCACGTCGAGGCACAGCTGCGCCGGGTGCTCAGCGAGCGCGACGCCGCCGTGGCGCAGGCCGCGGCCGCGACCCGCGAGGCGGAGTCCGTCCGGCAGCAGGTCGCTTCGCTGGAAGCGCGCGTCGAGGAGCTCAAGAAACCGCCGGAGCGCCTCGAGGACCTCGACGAGCGGATGCAGCGGACGGTCACGCTCGCGCAGGCCCGCGCGGACGAGATCGTCAAGCGCGCCGAGGCCGCCGCGGAGAAGACGTGGGCGAGCTCGACCGAGGCGTCGACGAAGCTGCGTGAGCGGTACACGAAGCTGGTCGCGGAGCTGGACAAGCAGGCCGACCTGCTGCACTCCGAGCACGAGAACGCGCTGGCGGAGACGCGCGCCGAGGTGCAGCGGCTGACCGTCGAGGCGGCCCAGCGACGGGAACTGCTCGACAACGAGGCGGAGCGGAAGCGGCGGAAGATCGAGCGCGAGTTCGAGGCGTCGCAGACCGCGCAGAGGACGGCGCTGGAAAAGCACATCGCCGACCAGCGCACGGCGAGCAAGAACCAGGCCGAGCGCCGGATCGCGGAGGCGACGGCGGAAGCCAAGCGGCGGCTCGACGAGGCCACGGCGGAAGCCAAGCGCCGCCTCGACGAGGCGACCACTCAGGCGGCCCAGCGCACGACGGTGGCGAACCGCAAGGTCGAGCGGCTGGCGGAGATCCGCGAGCAGGCGCGCAAGAGCCTGGCGATGGCGGAGGACATCCTCAACCGCAGCGAGACGCAGCTGGCGACGCTGCCGGAGGAAGCGGTGATCCCCCAGGCGTCCAAGCTGGTGGGCGGCGACACGGAATCGGCCACGACGCCCGCCGCGCCGGTGGTCCCGGTGGTGCAGCCGCCGATCCCGGTGAAGCCCGCGGCGAAGGCGGCCCCGGCCCCCAAGCCGGCGCCCGCGCCGAAGCCGGGCAACGCCCCGGCCAACTCGAACGGCCCGGCCACGAAGCCCGCGAACGGCAACGGAAACGGCGCCAAGCCGCTCTCCCCGACCGCGAGCAAGCCCGGCTCCTGA
- a CDS encoding WXG100 family type VII secretion target, whose translation MATAAPTDEMRRAAARFAHTIEAARSRLRDVNSEMATVQASWRGESAVRFGQAMNDWEQEFDVILSRLARLLETTGGGPVPRQRVP comes from the coding sequence ATGGCCACAGCCGCGCCGACGGACGAGATGCGGCGGGCGGCCGCCCGCTTCGCGCACACCATCGAAGCGGCCCGCTCCCGGCTCCGCGACGTCAACAGCGAGATGGCGACGGTCCAGGCGTCGTGGCGGGGCGAGTCCGCGGTGCGCTTCGGCCAGGCGATGAACGACTGGGAGCAGGAGTTCGACGTGATCCTCTCGCGACTGGCCCGGCTGCTCGAGACGACCGGCGGCGGCCCGGTGCCGCGGCAGCGCGTGCCGTGA